A genomic region of Barnesiella viscericola DSM 18177 contains the following coding sequences:
- a CDS encoding tetratricopeptide repeat protein, with translation MITTEIAKQQYEIYALLAERRLKDAFGKLAVLITELQDWLSRDKLNEMETSYKYMIQYMLDGVEDPERKRIYDHLVVSAYALTDRVSDELAAPVSPTQYYGWKRYATASRANETLASQCDRCDQALNDLSLASLLSGQEQDAAKLKSLKRRVEEEAGILFMDVWTNYPAREEDYATLRDALYANRFPDDLVGLLISALLLNLLHRFDEEKLLLLLDGYRQESPEIQMRSLCAALIVMYIYRERLSLFPRVQHRIDALGEEPRFKGDVRTVFLQLIKTQETEKITRKMTEELLPEMMKLGPSLYKKIKQEDLMNDINALEENPEWQDMLDKTGIADKLKELTDLQMEGADVFMSTFSHLKSFPFFQSIQNWFLPFNPEHTALSGLLDGQGGERFKKMLSASALLCNSDKYSFCLSLSQVPESQRQMMMGQFGAENAAMQEMANEELMKKEKSRENISNRYIQDLYRFFKLYIRRSEFTDPFAGHINLLHVSVLEPLLSGQESLRLIGEYYFRRGYYDEALELFERLSATYHSDAEVYQKIGFCYQKQGEYAEALEAFLKAEIIAPDNFWTIRRIATCYRNLKKPEMALSYYHRAEKIQPDNLSVQMNIGHCYVEQKDYEEALKYYFKVDYLDPDGGKAWQPIAWCSFLVGKKEQARRYYAKILAGKPTALDYLNAGHVEFSLGHIRQAIDYYRRSIELDGGNTAKFLANFKQDIPDLVSAGISSSDIPILLDQLMYGITDAR, from the coding sequence ATGATTACAACCGAAATTGCCAAACAACAATACGAGATATACGCCTTGTTGGCCGAGCGCCGTTTGAAAGATGCCTTCGGCAAACTGGCTGTGCTGATTACCGAACTGCAAGACTGGCTCAGCCGTGACAAGCTCAACGAGATGGAGACGTCGTATAAATACATGATACAATACATGCTCGACGGGGTGGAGGACCCCGAGCGTAAGCGCATCTACGACCACCTGGTGGTATCGGCCTATGCGCTCACCGATCGGGTCTCCGACGAGTTGGCGGCCCCCGTGTCGCCTACCCAGTATTACGGCTGGAAACGTTACGCGACGGCCAGTCGGGCCAACGAGACACTAGCTTCGCAGTGCGACCGCTGCGACCAGGCGCTCAACGACCTCTCGCTGGCCTCGCTGTTGAGCGGGCAGGAGCAGGACGCCGCCAAGTTGAAATCGTTGAAACGTCGGGTGGAAGAGGAGGCCGGTATCCTGTTTATGGACGTGTGGACCAACTATCCGGCTCGTGAAGAGGACTACGCCACGTTGCGCGATGCCCTCTATGCCAACCGTTTCCCCGACGACCTGGTGGGGCTGTTGATTTCGGCCCTGTTGCTGAATCTGCTGCACCGTTTCGATGAGGAGAAGTTGCTCCTCTTGCTCGACGGCTACCGGCAGGAGTCGCCCGAGATACAGATGCGCTCGCTCTGTGCGGCACTGATTGTGATGTATATCTATCGCGAGCGGCTGTCGCTTTTCCCCCGGGTGCAGCACCGTATCGATGCGCTGGGTGAGGAGCCCCGTTTCAAGGGCGACGTGCGCACCGTCTTTCTGCAACTGATCAAGACCCAGGAGACCGAGAAGATTACCCGCAAGATGACCGAGGAGCTGCTGCCCGAGATGATGAAGCTGGGACCGTCGCTCTACAAAAAAATCAAACAGGAAGATTTGATGAACGACATCAATGCCCTCGAAGAGAATCCCGAGTGGCAGGATATGCTCGACAAGACCGGTATTGCCGACAAGTTGAAGGAGTTGACCGACTTGCAGATGGAGGGTGCCGATGTCTTCATGAGCACCTTTTCGCACCTGAAAAGTTTCCCTTTCTTCCAGTCGATACAGAACTGGTTCCTGCCGTTTAATCCCGAGCACACGGCGCTGTCGGGGTTGTTGGACGGCCAGGGGGGTGAGCGGTTCAAGAAGATGCTCTCGGCTTCGGCCCTGTTGTGCAACTCTGACAAATACTCGTTCTGCCTGAGTCTGTCGCAGGTGCCCGAGTCGCAACGTCAGATGATGATGGGCCAGTTCGGTGCCGAGAATGCTGCCATGCAGGAGATGGCCAACGAGGAGCTGATGAAAAAGGAGAAGAGCCGCGAGAACATCTCCAACCGGTATATCCAGGACCTTTACCGCTTCTTTAAGCTCTATATCCGCCGCTCGGAGTTTACCGACCCCTTTGCCGGCCACATCAACCTGCTGCATGTGTCGGTTCTGGAACCGCTGTTAAGCGGGCAGGAGAGCCTGCGACTCATTGGCGAATACTATTTTCGTCGGGGATATTACGACGAGGCCCTCGAACTCTTCGAACGACTCTCGGCTACCTATCACTCCGACGCCGAGGTGTACCAGAAGATTGGCTTCTGTTACCAGAAGCAGGGCGAATATGCCGAGGCCCTCGAAGCCTTCCTCAAAGCCGAGATTATTGCCCCCGACAACTTCTGGACCATTCGCCGCATAGCAACCTGTTATCGCAATTTGAAGAAGCCCGAGATGGCCCTCTCGTATTATCACAGGGCCGAGAAGATACAGCCCGATAACCTGTCGGTGCAGATGAATATCGGCCACTGCTATGTCGAGCAGAAGGATTATGAAGAGGCGTTGAAATACTATTTCAAGGTCGACTACCTCGACCCCGACGGCGGGAAGGCTTGGCAGCCGATTGCCTGGTGTTCGTTCCTGGTGGGGAAGAAGGAGCAGGCCCGTCGCTATTACGCGAAGATTCTGGCCGGGAAACCCACCGCCCTCGACTACCTCAATGCCGGGCATGTAGAGTTTTCGCTGGGGCATATCCGGCAGGCCATCGACTACTATCGGCGCAGCATCGAACTCGACGGTGGCAATACGGCCAAATTCCTGGCCAACTTCAAGCAGGATATTCCCGACCTCGTCTCGGCCGGTATCTCGTCGAGCGATATACCCATCTTGCTCGACCAGCTCATGTATGGCATCACCGATGCCCGTTAA
- a CDS encoding DUF4293 domain-containing protein gives MIQRIQSIYLLLAAALMATFLFCPIAQFDTPDGLYSFTAQGVSTVMAEPAAQAAEAGATIARTSVFTPTWGVFALGTIIAVLSIIAIFLYKNRPTQARICMINAFFLVTFYVVIFLSGYTFHGDLAATHTSWTAYLIMPFVALVLDVLAYKAINKDEQLVRSMDRIR, from the coding sequence ATGATACAACGCATTCAATCGATTTATCTGCTGCTGGCCGCTGCATTGATGGCCACGTTCCTCTTCTGTCCCATCGCCCAGTTCGATACTCCCGACGGGCTTTACAGTTTCACCGCGCAAGGGGTATCGACCGTCATGGCCGAGCCTGCCGCACAAGCTGCCGAAGCGGGTGCTACGATTGCACGCACCTCGGTATTCACACCCACATGGGGTGTATTTGCCCTGGGGACGATTATTGCCGTATTGTCGATTATCGCCATCTTCCTTTACAAAAACCGACCTACACAGGCCCGCATCTGCATGATCAACGCCTTCTTCCTGGTGACCTTCTACGTTGTCATCTTCCTGAGCGGTTATACCTTCCACGGCGACCTGGCTGCTACCCACACGTCGTGGACGGCCTACCTCATCATGCCTTTCGTCGCTCTCGTGCTTGATGTTCTGGCCTACAAAGCCATCAACAAGGACGAGCAACTGGTGCGCAGCATGGACCGCATTCGCTAA
- the scpA gene encoding methylmalonyl-CoA mutase, whose protein sequence is MRPNFKNIDITKDAFTHSAGKVVSEGENWITPEQIPVKPIYTKEDLEGLEHLNYVAGIPPFLRGPYSGMYAIRPWTIRQYAGFSTAEESNAFYRRNLASGQKGLSVAFDLPTHRGYDADHERVVGDVGKAGVSICSLEDMKVLFDGIPLNKMSVSMTMNGAVLPILAFYINAGLEQGAKLEEMAGTIQNDILKEFMVRNTYIYPPEFSMRIIADIFEFTSQYMPKFNSISISGYHMQEAGATADIELAYTLADGLEYLRAGINAGMDIDSFAPRLSFFWAIGMNFFMEIAKMRAARMLWAKIVKQFNPKNPKSLALRTHSQTSGWSLTEQDPFNNVGRTCIEAMGAALGHTQSLHTNALDEAIALPTDFSARIARNTQIYIQEETYITKEIDPWAGSYYVEALTNELAHKAWEHIQEIEKLGGMAKAIETGLPKLRIEEAAARTQARIDSGKQTIVGVNKYRLEKEAPIDILEVDNTAVRKEQIERLQYLKSHRDNDAVKAALDAITECVETKKGNLLDLAVKAAKVRATLGEISYACEKVVGRYKAVIRTISGVYSSETKQDADFVRATELCEKFAKKEGRQPRIMIAKMGQDGHDRGAKVVATGYADCGFDVDMGPLFQTPAEAARQAVENDVHVLGVSSLAAGHKTLIPQVIEELKKLGREDIVVIAGGVIPPQDYDFLYKAGVAAIFGPGTSVAKAACQILEILLDE, encoded by the coding sequence ATGAGACCTAATTTTAAGAATATAGATATTACAAAAGACGCTTTCACTCACTCGGCAGGGAAAGTGGTCAGCGAGGGTGAGAACTGGATTACGCCAGAACAGATACCCGTTAAACCCATTTATACCAAAGAAGACCTCGAAGGTCTTGAACACCTCAACTACGTAGCCGGTATACCTCCCTTCCTGCGTGGCCCGTACAGCGGCATGTATGCCATACGCCCCTGGACAATCCGTCAGTATGCCGGTTTCTCCACAGCCGAGGAATCCAACGCATTCTATCGTCGCAACCTGGCCTCGGGTCAGAAAGGTCTGTCGGTTGCATTCGACCTCCCCACACACCGCGGTTACGATGCCGATCATGAGCGTGTGGTAGGCGATGTGGGTAAAGCCGGTGTATCTATCTGCTCGCTCGAAGACATGAAGGTGCTCTTCGACGGAATCCCCTTGAACAAGATGTCGGTATCCATGACCATGAACGGTGCCGTGCTTCCTATCCTGGCATTCTACATCAACGCCGGTCTGGAACAGGGTGCCAAACTCGAAGAGATGGCCGGTACGATCCAGAACGATATTCTCAAAGAGTTCATGGTGCGCAACACCTATATTTATCCGCCCGAATTCTCGATGCGAATCATCGCCGACATCTTCGAGTTTACCTCGCAGTATATGCCCAAGTTCAACTCGATTTCGATTTCGGGTTATCACATGCAGGAGGCCGGAGCCACGGCCGACATCGAGTTGGCCTACACCTTGGCCGACGGTCTCGAATACCTGCGTGCCGGTATCAATGCCGGTATGGACATCGACTCGTTCGCGCCGCGGTTGTCGTTCTTCTGGGCCATCGGCATGAACTTCTTCATGGAGATTGCCAAGATGCGTGCCGCCCGTATGTTGTGGGCCAAGATTGTGAAACAGTTCAACCCCAAGAATCCCAAATCGCTGGCTCTGCGCACACACTCGCAAACGTCGGGTTGGTCACTCACCGAGCAAGACCCCTTCAACAATGTGGGTCGTACCTGTATCGAAGCCATGGGGGCCGCTCTGGGTCATACCCAGTCGTTGCACACCAACGCCCTCGACGAGGCCATCGCACTGCCTACCGATTTCTCGGCACGTATCGCCCGTAATACTCAGATCTACATTCAGGAAGAGACCTACATCACCAAGGAGATTGACCCGTGGGCCGGTTCGTACTATGTAGAGGCTCTGACCAACGAACTCGCACACAAAGCGTGGGAGCATATCCAGGAAATCGAGAAACTGGGCGGTATGGCCAAGGCTATCGAAACCGGTCTGCCCAAGTTGCGTATCGAGGAGGCTGCCGCACGCACGCAGGCTCGTATCGACTCGGGCAAACAGACCATCGTGGGCGTGAACAAATACCGTCTCGAAAAAGAGGCTCCCATCGATATCCTCGAAGTCGACAACACGGCTGTGCGCAAAGAGCAAATCGAGCGCTTGCAGTACCTCAAATCGCACCGCGACAACGATGCCGTCAAGGCTGCCCTCGATGCCATCACCGAGTGTGTGGAGACCAAGAAGGGCAACCTGCTCGACCTGGCCGTCAAAGCCGCCAAGGTACGCGCTACGTTGGGCGAAATCTCTTATGCATGCGAAAAGGTAGTAGGACGTTATAAAGCAGTAATCAGAACTATATCAGGCGTGTATTCATCAGAAACCAAACAAGATGCCGATTTCGTTCGGGCAACGGAATTGTGCGAGAAATTTGCCAAGAAAGAAGGTCGTCAACCGCGTATCATGATTGCCAAGATGGGTCAGGACGGTCACGACCGGGGTGCCAAAGTAGTGGCTACGGGTTATGCCGACTGCGGTTTCGACGTAGATATGGGCCCGTTGTTCCAGACTCCGGCCGAGGCTGCCCGCCAAGCCGTCGAAAACGACGTGCACGTGTTGGGTGTATCTTCGCTGGCTGCCGGTCACAAGACCTTGATTCCGCAGGTTATCGAGGAGTTGAAGAAGTTGGGCCGCGAAGACATCGTGGTGA
- the mtgA gene encoding monofunctional biosynthetic peptidoglycan transglycosylase: MMRTIWRWTKRIVLFFFLSTVFVVLLYRFIPVYVTPLMVIRTVEQLADGKKVEWHHRWVPIEKMSRHMPMAVIASEDNRFMTHHGFDFEELKKVIEENKHRKRPRGASTITQQTAKNVFLWPGHSYVRKGLEAYFTVLIELFWGKERIMEVYLNSIETGRGIYGVESVARQHFHKSASRLTRSQCALIAATLPNPRRFNSAAPSGYMLRRQSQIVSLMGKIAPVDFTK, from the coding sequence ATGATGCGTACCATTTGGCGTTGGACAAAACGCATAGTCCTCTTCTTCTTCCTGTCGACCGTCTTCGTTGTGCTGCTGTACCGGTTTATCCCCGTGTATGTTACCCCGTTGATGGTAATCCGGACAGTCGAGCAGTTGGCCGATGGCAAGAAGGTCGAGTGGCATCATCGGTGGGTCCCCATCGAAAAGATGTCGCGCCATATGCCCATGGCGGTAATAGCCTCCGAGGATAATCGGTTCATGACCCATCACGGTTTCGACTTCGAGGAGTTGAAGAAAGTCATCGAGGAGAACAAGCACCGCAAGCGTCCGCGCGGCGCCAGCACCATTACGCAGCAGACCGCCAAAAACGTATTTCTGTGGCCCGGTCACTCCTATGTGCGCAAAGGATTGGAAGCCTATTTTACCGTACTCATCGAACTCTTTTGGGGGAAAGAGCGTATCATGGAGGTCTATCTCAACTCGATAGAGACGGGCAGGGGCATCTATGGGGTCGAGTCGGTAGCCCGGCAGCACTTTCACAAGTCGGCATCCCGGCTCACACGCTCGCAATGCGCTCTTATTGCCGCTACGTTGCCCAATCCTCGACGTTTCAATTCGGCTGCACCTTCGGGGTATATGTTAAGGCGTCAGTCTCAAATCGTGTCGTTGATGGGGAAAATAGCGCCGGTCGATTTTACGAAATAG
- the mutA gene encoding methylmalonyl-CoA mutase small subunit produces MAESKEKLFDQFPPVSTQEWKDKVIADLKGADFDKKLVWRTNEGFNVNPMYRAEDIAGLHTTDSLPGEYPYVRGTRTDNNWLVRQDIKVTDVKEANAKALDILTKGVESLGFELSKDLISVENLGTLLHGIDVEKVELNFSSCMKSTVKLAETVAAYLKTTGADLTKISGSIRFNPFKRMLTKGRDFADYADQAVAIIAAVKELPLFRVLAVDAVMLNNAGSFISQELGFALAWGNEWLAALTEKGLTVDEVANRIKFNFGISSNYFMELAKFRAARMLWAQIVKQYNPACDCACKMKAHAQTSEFNQTVFDAYVNLLRSQTETMSAALAGVDSITTTPFDKAYKEPDDFSERLARNQQLLLKEESHINRITDPGAGSYYVETLTVSIAEQAWKLFLEVEDKGGFYKAVKEGFVQNQVNASAETRHTNVARRKEILLGTNQYPNFNEVAGDKITKGEACGCGCGKHDDHHCEPEFPVLNTKRAASDFEALRLATERSGKRPSVFMLTIGNLAMRLARSQFSANFFACAGYKIIDNLGFETVQAGIDAALEAKADIVVLCSSDDEYAQYAPEAFKLLDGRALFVVAGAPACMDDLKAQGITEFIHVRSNVLDTLRSFNEKLSI; encoded by the coding sequence ATGGCAGAAAGTAAAGAAAAACTGTTTGACCAGTTCCCGCCGGTCTCCACGCAAGAATGGAAAGACAAGGTCATTGCCGACCTGAAAGGGGCTGATTTTGACAAGAAACTCGTATGGAGGACCAACGAAGGGTTTAATGTAAACCCCATGTATCGTGCCGAAGACATTGCCGGTCTGCACACGACCGATTCGCTTCCCGGCGAATATCCCTACGTACGGGGTACGCGTACCGACAACAACTGGCTGGTGCGTCAGGATATTAAAGTGACCGATGTCAAGGAGGCCAATGCCAAGGCTTTGGATATCCTCACGAAGGGTGTCGAGTCGCTGGGATTCGAGCTCTCGAAAGATTTGATTTCGGTGGAAAATCTGGGAACTTTGCTGCATGGTATCGATGTGGAGAAAGTCGAGTTGAACTTCTCCTCTTGCATGAAAAGCACAGTGAAACTTGCCGAGACGGTAGCCGCCTACCTCAAAACGACAGGTGCCGATTTGACCAAGATTTCGGGTTCTATCCGTTTCAATCCGTTTAAGCGCATGTTGACCAAAGGTCGCGATTTTGCCGACTATGCCGATCAGGCTGTTGCCATCATCGCCGCCGTGAAAGAGTTGCCCCTGTTCAGAGTGCTGGCTGTCGATGCCGTGATGCTGAACAACGCCGGCTCGTTCATTTCGCAGGAGTTGGGCTTTGCCCTCGCCTGGGGTAACGAATGGCTGGCTGCCCTCACTGAAAAGGGCTTGACCGTCGACGAGGTGGCCAATCGAATCAAATTCAATTTCGGAATCTCGTCCAACTACTTTATGGAATTGGCCAAATTCCGGGCAGCCCGCATGTTGTGGGCTCAGATTGTAAAACAATACAATCCGGCTTGCGATTGCGCCTGCAAGATGAAGGCTCATGCCCAGACTTCGGAATTCAACCAAACCGTTTTCGACGCTTATGTCAATCTGCTCCGCTCGCAGACCGAGACCATGTCGGCTGCCCTGGCCGGTGTAGATTCAATCACCACGACTCCCTTTGACAAGGCCTATAAGGAACCCGATGATTTTTCGGAGCGCTTGGCCCGCAACCAGCAACTGCTGCTGAAAGAGGAGTCGCATATCAACCGCATTACCGACCCGGGTGCCGGTTCGTATTATGTAGAGACCCTCACGGTTTCGATTGCCGAGCAGGCCTGGAAACTCTTCCTCGAAGTTGAGGACAAAGGTGGTTTCTACAAAGCCGTGAAAGAGGGCTTCGTACAAAATCAGGTAAACGCTTCGGCCGAAACCCGTCACACCAATGTAGCCCGTCGCAAGGAGATTTTGCTGGGTACCAACCAGTACCCCAACTTCAACGAAGTGGCCGGCGACAAGATTACCAAAGGCGAGGCTTGCGGCTGCGGTTGTGGCAAACACGACGACCACCATTGCGAACCCGAATTCCCCGTGCTGAATACCAAACGCGCCGCCAGCGACTTTGAAGCTCTGCGTTTGGCTACCGAGCGTTCGGGCAAACGTCCGTCGGTGTTCATGCTCACCATCGGTAACCTGGCCATGCGTCTGGCCCGTTCGCAATTCTCGGCCAACTTCTTTGCTTGTGCCGGATACAAGATTATCGACAACCTCGGATTTGAAACCGTACAGGCCGGTATCGATGCCGCTCTCGAAGCCAAGGCCGATATCGTGGTACTCTGTTCGAGCGACGACGAATATGCACAATACGCCCCCGAGGCCTTCAAGCTGCTCGACGGCCGTGCCCTGTTTGTCGTAGCCGGTGCCCCCGCCTGCATGGACGATTTGAAAGCTCAGGGTATTACCGAGTTTATCCACGTGCGTTCCAACGTTCTCGATACGCTGAGATCGTTTAACGAGAAACTCTCGATTTAA
- a CDS encoding helix-turn-helix domain-containing protein: MNEGKKLVYSGDLLRKFLHQKKLTYKEAAKELGLDKNTIGKAVRGGNMNINVLLNIANHWKIPITNFFTWVNNEECGESYFISSAKYQAWQEDEDSTVSEASKIYKNIKNSSIEKPDLIASKRQEIELLQELIQNYQKRIELLQQELQHQGQ; the protein is encoded by the coding sequence ATGAATGAGGGTAAAAAACTGGTCTATTCTGGCGATCTGCTGCGAAAATTTCTGCATCAGAAAAAGCTTACATACAAGGAAGCTGCCAAAGAACTGGGATTAGACAAGAATACCATAGGCAAGGCTGTAAGAGGTGGAAACATGAATATCAATGTGTTACTGAATATAGCCAACCACTGGAAAATTCCTATTACCAATTTCTTTACATGGGTCAATAATGAGGAGTGCGGAGAATCCTATTTTATTAGTTCGGCCAAATATCAGGCATGGCAGGAAGATGAGGATTCAACTGTTTCCGAAGCCTCTAAAATCTATAAAAATATTAAAAATTCATCAATCGAAAAACCTGATTTGATTGCTTCCAAACGACAGGAAATCGAACTCCTGCAAGAGCTTATTCAAAACTATCAGAAGAGAATCGAGTTGCTCCAACAAGAGCTACAACATCAAGGACAGTAG
- the prmA gene encoding 50S ribosomal protein L11 methyltransferase, with protein sequence MNDYMQVRLDAEPCSEVVTDVLAAMLGEIGYESFVPDEKGVTAFVPQGKYDEAELEAVLDRFPLDGVSLSRQVTFVAGKDWNEEWEKNYFKPIVVGDECVIHSTFHKDVPQARYDVLIDPKMAFGTGHHETTTLMLQAILATDFTGRSVLDMGCGTAVLAILAGMKGASPIVAVDIDEFATENAVENVRLNHLPDIEVRLGGVEALKPETFDFIFANINRNILLADMHAYVAHMKSGSRLFMSGFYVEDIPAIQAEAERLGLRLAGHAEKNRWARVECIKD encoded by the coding sequence ATGAACGACTATATGCAGGTGCGGCTCGATGCAGAGCCGTGTAGCGAGGTGGTCACCGATGTGCTGGCTGCCATGCTGGGTGAAATCGGTTACGAAAGTTTTGTCCCCGACGAGAAGGGGGTGACCGCTTTTGTTCCGCAGGGAAAATACGACGAAGCAGAGCTTGAAGCCGTGTTGGACCGCTTTCCCCTCGACGGCGTTTCACTTTCTCGGCAAGTCACTTTCGTGGCAGGGAAGGACTGGAACGAAGAGTGGGAGAAGAACTACTTCAAGCCCATTGTCGTGGGCGATGAATGTGTGATACACAGCACCTTTCACAAAGATGTGCCTCAGGCCCGCTACGATGTACTCATCGACCCCAAGATGGCGTTCGGTACTGGACATCACGAAACGACTACCCTCATGCTGCAAGCCATACTGGCTACCGATTTCACCGGTCGTTCGGTACTCGACATGGGGTGTGGTACGGCTGTGTTGGCCATACTGGCCGGCATGAAAGGAGCTTCGCCTATTGTGGCGGTCGACATCGACGAGTTTGCCACCGAGAATGCCGTGGAGAATGTGCGGTTGAATCACCTGCCCGATATTGAGGTGCGCCTGGGTGGTGTCGAGGCGTTGAAGCCGGAGACCTTCGATTTTATCTTCGCCAACATCAACCGCAATATCCTGTTGGCCGACATGCATGCCTACGTCGCACACATGAAGAGCGGGTCGCGGTTGTTCATGAGCGGATTTTATGTGGAAGACATTCCCGCGATACAGGCCGAGGCCGAGCGGCTGGGGCTGCGCCTGGCCGGTCACGCCGAGAAAAACCGATGGGCCCGGGTCGAGTGTATAAAAGATTGA